One segment of Sandaracinaceae bacterium DNA contains the following:
- a CDS encoding DEAD/DEAH box helicase: protein MLPLTVAHQLRGTLLDYLRTTFGFKDAQLEQALFAHLTHPTHGLFKGPFVDVRLPFREATGETIPLTVAPRFTPYAHQLRAFQRLSSRDGHTPEATLVTTGTGSGKTECFLYPILDHCLRHAGEPGIKAIILYPMNALATDQAERIAKELAARPELQRVTAGLYVGGEGKHGVRGARHLVDDRKVLRQSPPDILLTNYRMLDLLLMRPADQALWHRNDALALKYLVLDELHTYDGAQGSDVACLIRRLKARLGTPAGHLGCVGTSATIGSGDLTRSKQLLVEFAQEVFGEPMTLDAVVGEDRKDLDEVFPPLEAEGPEGSAITRDPLDTHGPDGAALAPTLIDPAAFSDPDAYLRAQANSWLDLHVPDGEALDPVEVGLRLTRHVFLRRVLMAIRGRDGLGGPRDWAQVVEHLAAADQRLADQPANVRWQLLSSFLGLVAFARTRSHGQLRPFLTVQVQLWVRELRGLVRRLQPSGHTFAWRDELDAPPNEHYLPLVYCRECGADGLGALVVEGSPKLKGDSRSVGEAYLRKAEEARFVQLHEQREDDNQLRLPERVCPSCLRVAMGEDQCSCQPGGVLMVPAAVYGDQNDKHRFRALCPKCGADDALRILGSRAASLSSVAVSHLFHSPFHGSGGAAGTGDERKLLAFTDSVQDASHRAGFFAGRTYRFNLRTAMQSTLVQAGGELPLNDLAPRMLEHWSERLGEARMVATFMPPDLREHADYVAYLDAAEGRGTVSARSATPC, encoded by the coding sequence GTGCGGCTGCCGTTCCGCGAGGCCACGGGAGAGACCATCCCGCTCACGGTGGCCCCGCGCTTCACGCCCTATGCGCACCAGCTGCGTGCGTTCCAGCGGCTGAGCTCGCGCGATGGGCACACGCCCGAGGCCACGCTGGTGACCACGGGCACGGGCTCGGGCAAGACCGAGTGCTTCCTGTACCCCATCCTGGACCACTGCCTGCGGCACGCGGGGGAGCCGGGCATCAAGGCCATCATCCTGTACCCCATGAACGCGCTGGCCACGGACCAGGCCGAGCGCATCGCCAAGGAGCTGGCGGCGCGGCCCGAGCTGCAGCGCGTGACGGCGGGCCTCTACGTGGGCGGCGAGGGCAAGCACGGCGTGCGTGGGGCGCGGCACCTGGTGGATGACCGCAAGGTCCTGCGGCAGTCACCGCCGGACATCCTGCTCACCAACTACCGCATGCTGGACCTGCTGCTCATGCGGCCCGCGGACCAGGCGCTGTGGCACCGCAATGACGCGCTGGCGCTCAAGTACCTGGTGCTGGACGAGCTGCACACCTACGACGGCGCGCAGGGCAGCGACGTGGCCTGCTTGATTCGGCGCCTGAAGGCGCGCCTGGGCACGCCCGCGGGGCACCTCGGGTGCGTGGGCACGTCGGCCACCATCGGCAGCGGGGACCTGACGCGCAGCAAGCAGCTGCTGGTGGAGTTTGCCCAAGAGGTGTTCGGCGAGCCCATGACGCTGGACGCGGTGGTGGGCGAAGACCGCAAGGATCTCGACGAGGTGTTCCCGCCGCTCGAAGCCGAAGGGCCCGAGGGCAGCGCCATCACGCGTGACCCGCTGGACACGCATGGGCCCGACGGCGCCGCGCTAGCCCCCACGCTGATCGACCCGGCAGCGTTCAGTGACCCCGACGCCTATCTGCGTGCCCAGGCCAACTCGTGGCTGGACCTGCACGTGCCGGATGGCGAAGCGCTGGACCCCGTGGAGGTGGGCCTGCGCCTCACGCGTCATGTGTTCTTGCGGCGCGTGCTCATGGCCATTCGCGGGCGCGACGGCCTCGGTGGCCCGCGCGACTGGGCGCAGGTGGTGGAGCACCTGGCCGCCGCCGACCAGCGCCTGGCCGACCAACCAGCCAACGTGCGCTGGCAGCTGCTGAGCAGCTTTCTGGGGCTGGTGGCGTTTGCGCGCACGCGCAGCCACGGGCAGCTGCGGCCCTTCTTGACGGTGCAGGTGCAGCTCTGGGTGCGCGAGCTGCGCGGCCTGGTGCGGCGCCTGCAGCCCAGCGGCCACACGTTTGCGTGGCGTGACGAGCTGGACGCCCCCCCGAACGAGCACTACCTGCCGCTGGTCTACTGCCGCGAGTGCGGCGCCGATGGCCTGGGCGCGCTGGTGGTGGAGGGCAGCCCCAAGCTCAAGGGCGACAGCCGCAGCGTGGGCGAGGCCTACCTGCGCAAGGCCGAAGAGGCGCGCTTCGTGCAGCTTCACGAGCAGCGCGAAGACGACAACCAGCTGCGCCTCCCCGAGCGCGTGTGCCCAAGCTGCCTGCGCGTGGCCATGGGCGAAGACCAGTGCAGCTGCCAGCCAGGTGGGGTGCTCATGGTGCCCGCGGCGGTCTACGGCGACCAGAACGACAAGCACCGCTTCCGCGCGCTGTGCCCCAAGTGCGGCGCCGACGACGCGCTGCGCATCTTGGGCAGCCGCGCCGCCAGCCTGAGCAGCGTGGCCGTGTCGCACCTGTTCCACAGCCCGTTCCACGGTAGCGGCGGCGCCGCGGGCACGGGAGACGAGCGCAAGCTGCTGGCCTTCACGGACTCGGTGCAAGACGCCTCGCACCGGGCCGGCTTCTTTGCGGGCCGCACCTACCGCTTCAACCTGCGCACCGCCATGCAGAGCACGCTGGTGCAGGCAGGCGGTGAGCTGCCGCTGAATGACCTGGCGCCGCGCATGCTGGAACACTGGAGCGAGCGGCTGGGCGAGGCACGCATGGTGGCCACCTTCATGCCTCCGGACCTGCGCGAGCACGCCGACTACGTGGCCTACCTGGACGCCGCCGAGGGGCGCGGCACGGTGTCCGCCAGAAGCGCAACGCCGTGCTGA